The candidate division KSB1 bacterium genome segment TGTTGCTTTCATTAGTTTGATGGCAAAAATCATGTTTCATAATGATAACAACCGAAAAACAAAGATGCAAGCGGAAAAGCATTTGCCAAATTCGGCAAAATGTTCTAAATTTTCCATGATTGACTTGCAACGAAAAGAGAACGGCAACGGAAAAAAGTTCCATGAACGAATATTACACGATCATGGCGCCGGTTGAAGTCGAATTCAAGATCAAAGACTCAACTTTCATCGCGTTTCTCCGCGCGGTCGCTTCCCGGCAGGAGGCTGAAACTTGCATCAGCGAGCGCAGCCGGCAATTCCATGACGCCACGCACAATTGCTATGCCTTTCGCGTCGGCTTTGATAATCACCTCGTCGCAAAATCAAGCGACGCCGGCGAACCAGCGGGCACTGCCGGGCGGCCGATTTTGCGGGCGTTGGAACGGCGGCATTTGACCAACCTCGCGGCGGTGGTGACGCGTTATTTTGGGGGAACGAAACTGGGTACTGGAGGATTGATTCGCGCTTACGGCGGCGCCGTCGCGGCAGCGATTGGGCAGGCGGCTTTGACGCCGATTTTCCCGCAACCGGTGTTGCGTTTGCGTTATGCCTATGCCCAAAGCGCGGCAGTACAAAAAATTTTGCGTCTCGTCGCCGCCGAAGTGCGGCAGGTAAATTTTGGCAGCGAGGTTTCGCAGGTGATTGCCGTGCGGGCGCAGCGCGCCGAAGAAA includes the following:
- a CDS encoding YigZ family protein produces the protein MNEYYTIMAPVEVEFKIKDSTFIAFLRAVASRQEAETCISERSRQFHDATHNCYAFRVGFDNHLVAKSSDAGEPAGTAGRPILRALERRHLTNLAAVVTRYFGGTKLGTGGLIRAYGGAVAAAIGQAALTPIFPQPVLRLRYAYAQSAAVQKILRLVAAEVRQVNFGSEVSQVIAVRAQRAEETQRLLHEACAGKIVIEILQHVP